GGTCCACGAGCCCAAGATGGATGCGCTCATCATCCCGGTGACCATGGAGGTGCCGTGCGACAGCCGGGGCCAGCGCATGTGGTGGGCTTTCCTGGCCTCCTCCATGGTGACTTTCTTCGGAGGCCTCTTCATCATCTTGCTCTGGCGGACGCTCAAGTACCTGTGGACCGTTTGCTGCCACTGCGGGGGCAAGACGAAGGTAACGCGTGCCCCGGGCGCCCGCCCCCTGCGCCAGCCCACCTCCTCGCTCCTCACCGCGCCTTGCCGCCCTCcatccctgcctgccttccccgCGCCGCCTGCCCTTCCCTCCGCTCTCCCCGCGCCCCGCTCGGCGCGGCGGGCGGTGCGCCCGGGCAGAGGAGTTGCCCCCAGCCGGTGCGCCCCGGGACGCGGACGCCTGGTCCCGCGTCCCCTTGTTTACGGTGGGGTCGCCGGCGGCCGCGGttggggccgggcgggggggcgCGCGCCGCTCGGTTGCCGGGTGCGGGGTGGGGAGAGCCGAGCCCGCGGGCCCCGAGGCCCCGGGGGGGCCGCCGGGTGCGTGTGCCGGGTGCGGCGGCCGCGTTCCTGGTGGTGGGCGAGGGGGAGCCCGGCAGCCCGCACTCTAGAAACCTGTTGGGGACAGGAGTTCGCGGAgtcagaaggaagggggaaagccTTTGGACAGGGGAGAAAATCTTTTGGACTAGGGAATCCCAGGGGAGGAACCTGGCCAGAGGAAGTGGGGGATCtcggggacagagagggaaagttgGGGAGATGCATCCCAGTTTTGGAGGCAGCCCGCGGAGGCTGCCACTTTAGGAATGTGGCAAGGGCGCACATCTGATGTCACCTTCCTCTCCATCCCTTGGATATTCTTCTGGAATATACCCCCACCCCAAGTTCTTCAGCCTGTGTATTCTCGCCCCCCACGCTACCCCCTTTAGGTGCCCGGAAATGCCGCCAGCAGCGGGGAGCTGGAGCAGGAGGTCCGCCCGAGAGCCTCCGAGGCCGCGGTTTCGCGCGGAGCCTCCTCCCCAGCGCTTTTGAGGTGGCTGGATGTCGGCTTAAGCTATTCCTGGCGCATAGACGCCCACCAGCACCGAAGCTCACTACACCTTAAGTATGGTTGCTAGGCTGACTGCCTGGTCTGTCGCCGTGTCCCTAGAGatgtcctctgccctcctcctccctccccccccatcctccCAATGGCTGAaggtgaggggctggggcagTTTTTCACAGAAAActgaataagagagagagagagagagagagagagagagagagagagaaaactggaaaaaagaggGACCGAGCTGCTTTGTGTTTGAGTACGTCCCACCCTAGGGGACTTCACAGCGCTAACATTTTCGCAGGGAGGGGAGATCAAGGGGAATTGGCGAACAGTGCAAAGTGGGGGCAGATCTTGGTCGGGATATTTCACACCTCTTTTCCAGCAAAGTGAATCCCAGGACCCCTCAAACTTCCATAGGACTCGGCAACTTGTCGCAGTCTCCTTAGTTGCTATGGGAAGTAGGGAAGCCGGGGGCTCTGGGTGAAATACCGAGGGCAAACCCAAGGCTCCCTCTCCTGAACATTAATTATACACGGGCGCTGGGTGCTGGAGATCAGCTGAGTTTTGTGGCAGGCACatttgtgttttggaaaatactggtGTGTTGGAcataagggagaaaaataaaagccatctctgtcttttctcctccCACTTCTCGGGAGGCTTCCAGATGTTGGCCAGCCAGCTTTCTTTGGAGTTACCTCCTCTGCCATGGGGGTTCTCCTTCCTTGTCCAGGTGAGAAATCTCCCACATTCCTAAGAAGCAAACAGGTTAAGCAAAATCTGAACCATGAGACCCTGAGATGGTGCTTCCTGCTTTAGCCTTTCTCttacctgtgtctttttttttttttttttttagtatttatttttgggagagtgcaagtgggggagaggcagagagagggggacagaggatccaaagtggcctCGGAGCTCACAGCAACAAGCCCGattatggagcttgaactcacaaaccacaagatcatgacctgagccgaagtcggaggctcaaccgactgagccacccaggtgccccttacctgTTTCTTCAACATCTTGACCACACATTCCCTCGTCTCTCCTTCTCTCGCAGTCTTTCGTcttggagggtttttttgtttttttgttttttcctttactgaGGGTCAGTGTCTGCCCTTAGGGGAGAGAGAACTCCTGGATGTGTGCATTCTAAAATGTTCTCTAGACTAAGTGGTTTTGGTGAAGTTTTGAACAGCCTCCTCATCCTTAAGAAATGGGACCTTCTTGATCGTAGTGAAAACTTTTTCAGCGAGTCAAAATAAGTTTTGGTATTTTTGTGATCCTGGGGTTTTAAACACGGCTTCCAAGTCCTTTTACTCTAGGGGTTCATGGATGCCACTGCAGTACCTGTGATGAAATGCTAATTGGATGGCTCACGTAGAGAATCTCTTTCATAAATGATGACCAAGCATAACTTCTGTTGGTCTTCTTAAGTAAATAGGTTTTTGGCAACGATCATGAGAAAAAATAATCCCTATATATTTTAGGCCTTATTTTGTAGCTCCAAGACCTGCTGAGTTGACGTCACTCCAAGTTTCTACAAAAAAATCAACCTGGGATGAGAGACGCTTGCAGTTGGAGGGAGGATGTGAGGTCAACGTAGCACGAGGTTGGGTCACTTTTGATCCCATTAGAGTCCACTTTAAAACATTCCCAGAGTTACTTAGTAACTGCCCCTTGATTTGCTCACTTAAACCATGTGTAGCTGGCTCATTACACCCATTAATAGTAACTTAGGCCTCTTCTAAGCTTTACTTTCTACCCCTGAGGTCTGTATTTTTACTGCCATCCTGGTTTTTTgtcttatattctttttgttttccaagtATTTGCTAGTTGTTGAGATGCGGTACAGAAGAATGCATTTGGCCTAAGTTTGGAATAATTATTCCAGTGCTGGGCTTCCTAAGCAAACGTAGACTGCTGGGGCATAGAATTCTGTCAGCCCTCAGATGTGCCCACCCTCACCCTCATTCAGTCCCAAGACGGTTTGACCAGCAGCTGGGGTCCCATGGAGGCCTGGTTTTTTAGCATCTGAAATTCCACGGGAAGTAAATTTCATCAGGGCACTGTGACATCACAAGTATTTGGCCCCTAGGACAGCATCTTCCTTTTTGATCAAAGGAACCCAATCTTCCTTTTTGATCAAAGGAACCCGAGACTATGGACGTGCCTCCCGGGGCATCTCAGCATTAGTACCTTTGGCCTCTGAATTGTAAA
Above is a genomic segment from Panthera uncia isolate 11264 unplaced genomic scaffold, Puncia_PCG_1.0 HiC_scaffold_863, whole genome shotgun sequence containing:
- the LOC125918477 gene encoding calcium-activated potassium channel subunit alpha-1-like, which codes for MANGGGGGGGSSGGGGGGGGSSLRMSSNIHANHLSLDASSSSSSSSSSSSSSSSSSSSSSVHEPKMDALIIPVTMEVPCDSRGQRMWWAFLASSMVTFFGGLFIILLWRTLKYLWTVCCHCGGKTKVTRAPGARPLRQPTSSLLTAPCRPPSLPAFPAPPALPSALPAPRSARRAVPGNAASSGELEQEVRPRASEAA